Part of the Novosphingobium sp. KA1 genome is shown below.
GGGGTTTCTCGATCCCGCGCAGATCGAATCGAGCCGCGCGGTCATGGGCCTAGACCGCCAGCTGGTGGATGACGGCACCTACTTTGCCGCCGAACTCGATGGCGAGATCGTCGGCTGCGGCGGCTGGAGCCGGCGTGCGACGCTTTATGGGGGCGACCACAGTGCGGGCCTGCGCGAGCCGCGTCTGCTCGATCCGGCCAGCGAGGCCGCGCGGGTGCGGGCGATGTACACCCATCCCGCTTTTGCCCGCCGCGGCATCGGCCGGGCGCTGCTGGCGCACTGCGAGGCGCAGGCGCGCAAGGAAGGGTTTGCCAGCTGTGAACTGA
Proteins encoded:
- a CDS encoding GNAT family N-acetyltransferase produces the protein MAIMDAAIGTLQQGFLDPAQIESSRAVMGLDRQLVDDGTYFAAELDGEIVGCGGWSRRATLYGGDHSAGLREPRLLDPASEAARVRAMYTHPAFARRGIGRALLAHCEAQARKEGFASCELMGTRSGEPLYEVAGYQVIERIEDDRGGAPVPLARMRKAL